The following proteins are encoded in a genomic region of Nocardioides sp. cx-173:
- a CDS encoding class I adenylate-forming enzyme family protein, which translates to MRLTLLLDMAADGFGDRVLIGSRADGITAEELSRRADAGAAALRRRGASGVVYLGVNGPAFPVALFAAARAGVPLVPLNYRLGEAQLDALLVKHRGALGIADPEALTHLARNGIEAITIADWLALTATDPQPVDEPVDGIEDLDEADVAVVIYTSGTTSEPKGVLLRHANLTSYVLGTVDFASADETDAALVSVPPYHIAAVANVITNLYAGRRTLVLESFTAQEWLQTVQEQAVTSAMVVPTMLARIIDSAGDAPVPSLRSLSYGGAPMPSALIERALSAWPDVGFVNAYGLTETSSTITLFGPEEHREALASPDPAVRSRLSSAGKPLPGVELEIRGVDGEVLPAGEAGRICVRGEQVSAEYAGVGRMVDERGFFDTRDEGYLDPDGYLFIGGRSDDTIIRGAENIAPAEIEDVLLRHPAVGDAVVFGTPDEEWGQRIQAAVVIRTGHTVDLDVLREFARESLRSSKTPDRIWLVDELPRTETGKLLRRRVPELLAESTLSGS; encoded by the coding sequence ATGCGGCTCACCCTCCTGCTGGACATGGCTGCCGACGGCTTCGGCGACCGGGTGCTGATCGGCTCCCGGGCCGACGGGATCACCGCCGAGGAGCTGTCCCGGCGTGCCGATGCCGGCGCGGCCGCCCTGCGCAGGCGGGGCGCCTCCGGCGTCGTCTACCTCGGCGTGAACGGCCCCGCCTTCCCGGTCGCCCTCTTCGCCGCGGCGCGCGCGGGTGTCCCGCTCGTCCCGCTCAACTACCGACTGGGTGAGGCGCAGCTCGATGCCCTGCTGGTGAAGCACCGCGGAGCTCTGGGCATCGCCGACCCGGAGGCCCTGACTCACCTCGCGCGCAATGGCATCGAGGCCATCACCATCGCGGACTGGCTCGCATTGACGGCGACCGATCCGCAACCCGTCGACGAGCCCGTCGACGGCATCGAGGACCTGGACGAGGCGGACGTCGCCGTCGTCATCTACACCAGCGGCACCACCTCGGAGCCCAAGGGCGTGCTGCTGCGGCACGCCAACCTGACGTCGTACGTGCTCGGCACGGTGGACTTCGCCTCGGCCGACGAGACGGATGCAGCGCTCGTGAGCGTGCCGCCGTACCACATCGCCGCGGTCGCCAACGTGATCACCAACCTCTACGCGGGCCGCCGGACCCTGGTGCTGGAGTCGTTCACGGCCCAGGAGTGGCTGCAGACCGTGCAAGAGCAGGCGGTGACCAGTGCGATGGTCGTGCCGACGATGCTCGCGCGGATCATCGACTCCGCGGGCGACGCGCCGGTGCCCTCGCTGCGCTCCCTCTCGTACGGAGGCGCGCCGATGCCCTCCGCGCTCATCGAGCGCGCGTTGAGTGCGTGGCCCGACGTCGGCTTCGTCAATGCCTACGGCCTGACCGAGACCAGCTCCACCATCACCCTCTTCGGCCCGGAGGAGCACCGCGAGGCGCTCGCCTCGCCGGACCCGGCTGTGCGCTCCCGGCTCTCCTCGGCCGGGAAGCCGTTGCCCGGCGTCGAGCTGGAGATCCGCGGTGTCGACGGCGAGGTGCTCCCTGCCGGCGAGGCGGGTCGGATCTGCGTGCGGGGCGAGCAGGTGTCGGCCGAGTACGCCGGCGTCGGCCGGATGGTCGACGAGCGCGGGTTCTTCGACACCCGCGACGAGGGCTACCTCGACCCCGACGGCTACCTGTTCATCGGCGGCCGCAGCGATGACACGATCATCCGCGGGGCGGAGAACATCGCCCCGGCCGAGATCGAGGACGTGCTGCTGCGGCACCCCGCCGTCGGCGACGCGGTGGTGTTCGGGACGCCCGACGAGGAGTGGGGACAGCGGATCCAGGCGGCGGTCGTGATCCGCACCGGCCACACCGTCGACCTCGACGTCCTGCGCGAGTTCGCGCGAGAGTCGCTGCGCTCGAGCAAGACGCCGGACCGGATCTGGCTCGTCGACGAGCTCCCGCGCACCGAGACCGGCAAGCTGCTGCGCCGCCGGGTCCCCGAGCTCCTCGCCGAGAGCACCCTGTCCGGCAGCTGA
- a CDS encoding crotonase/enoyl-CoA hydratase family protein: MTEPVLVERRDHVLVITINRPEVKNALDGAAARALAAAADQLDADDDLRVGVLTGAGGTFCAGMDLKAFLRGDKPNIPDRGFGGITATPPRKPLIAAVEGWALAGGFELMLACDLTVAARSSRYGVPEVKRALVAGGGAALLLPQRMPYAAALELLLTGDPIDAERAYALGLVNRIADDGAALEGALELAAAIAANGPLAVQVTKQIARQSADWTISEGWQRQEELYRPVFASADAQEGATAFAEKRPPVWRGR; this comes from the coding sequence ATGACAGAGCCCGTCCTGGTGGAGCGTCGCGACCACGTCCTCGTGATCACGATCAACCGTCCCGAGGTGAAGAACGCGCTGGACGGGGCAGCCGCCCGCGCACTCGCCGCGGCGGCCGACCAGCTCGACGCCGACGACGACCTGAGGGTCGGGGTGCTGACCGGCGCCGGTGGCACGTTCTGTGCCGGGATGGATCTCAAAGCCTTCCTGCGCGGCGACAAGCCCAACATCCCCGACCGCGGCTTCGGAGGCATCACGGCGACGCCCCCACGCAAGCCGCTGATCGCCGCGGTCGAGGGCTGGGCGCTTGCCGGAGGCTTCGAGCTGATGCTCGCCTGCGACCTCACCGTCGCCGCGCGCAGCAGCCGGTACGGCGTCCCCGAGGTTAAGCGCGCGCTCGTCGCCGGCGGCGGCGCGGCCCTGCTGCTGCCCCAGCGGATGCCGTACGCGGCGGCGCTCGAGCTCCTGCTGACGGGTGACCCGATCGATGCCGAGCGTGCCTACGCGCTCGGCCTGGTCAACCGCATCGCCGACGACGGGGCGGCCCTGGAGGGAGCCCTCGAGCTCGCGGCCGCGATCGCGGCGAACGGGCCACTGGCAGTGCAGGTGACCAAGCAGATCGCGCGCCAGTCGGCGGACTGGACCATCAGCGAGGGCTGGCAGCGCCAGGAGGAGCTGTACCGCCCGGTGTTCGCCTCGGCCGACGCCCAGGAGGGCGCCACCGCGTTCGCCGAGAAGCGGCCGCCGGTCTGGCGGGGACGCTGA
- a CDS encoding NADPH:quinone oxidoreductase family protein, producing the protein MKAALCEQYGGPERIVVRDVPAPQLASGQVLVDVKAAAVNFPDLLFIADRYQVSIPVPFTPGSEFAGSVAAVGEGVTGFAVGDAVYGSAMSGGMAEQIAVPASDLYPVPVGLSMIEAAAFRVTSMTAYHGLVTAGSLKPGDWVVVLGAAGGVGTATVDLAVRLGARVIGAASSRERLSVATELGAEAGIDYSTEDLKGRIKEITGGGADLVIDAIGDRYAEPALRAVRWGGRFVSIGFAAGDIPKIPLNLVLLKNVTVRGMEVRTWNAKLPEETARGRQLLADLVAQGMRPAVSEVHDLDDVAVALQRVADRKHTGKVVIRVAE; encoded by the coding sequence ATGAAGGCAGCACTGTGTGAGCAGTACGGCGGGCCCGAGCGCATCGTCGTACGCGACGTCCCGGCGCCGCAGCTGGCGTCGGGGCAGGTCCTGGTCGACGTCAAGGCTGCCGCGGTGAACTTCCCCGACCTGCTGTTCATCGCGGATCGCTACCAGGTCTCGATCCCGGTGCCGTTCACGCCTGGCAGCGAGTTCGCCGGCTCCGTCGCGGCGGTGGGGGAGGGCGTGACCGGCTTCGCGGTGGGCGATGCGGTGTACGGCTCCGCGATGTCGGGCGGGATGGCCGAGCAGATCGCCGTACCCGCCTCGGACCTGTACCCGGTGCCGGTCGGGCTCTCGATGATCGAGGCTGCGGCCTTCCGGGTCACGTCCATGACGGCCTACCACGGCCTGGTCACGGCGGGCTCCCTCAAGCCGGGTGACTGGGTGGTGGTCCTCGGAGCGGCCGGAGGTGTCGGCACGGCCACCGTCGACCTTGCGGTCCGTCTGGGGGCCCGGGTCATCGGGGCGGCGTCCTCGCGGGAGCGCTTGTCCGTGGCCACCGAGCTCGGCGCCGAGGCCGGCATCGACTACTCCACCGAGGACCTCAAGGGGCGCATCAAGGAGATCACCGGTGGCGGCGCCGACCTGGTGATCGACGCGATCGGTGACCGCTACGCCGAGCCCGCGCTGCGAGCGGTCCGCTGGGGTGGACGCTTCGTCAGCATCGGCTTCGCCGCGGGAGACATCCCCAAGATCCCCCTCAACCTGGTGCTGCTGAAGAACGTCACGGTGCGCGGGATGGAGGTCCGCACCTGGAACGCCAAGCTTCCGGAGGAGACCGCCCGCGGGCGCCAGCTCCTGGCGGACCTCGTGGCGCAGGGCATGCGACCGGCCGTCTCCGAGGTGCACGACCTCGACGACGTCGCCGTCGCGCTGCAGCGGGTCGCGGATCGCAAGCACACCGGCAAGGTCGTCATCCGCGTTGCGGAGTGA
- a CDS encoding thiolase C-terminal domain-containing protein: MDHQAQREAVVVGIGRTAFSKASGRTPLAMAAEAARAALSDAGIPAGEVDGVIDFHTNDSASAADVGRAIGAVDLGVALDVSGGGNVAVTVVGQAVAAVQAGICTTAVVFRSFNGRSGNRYGNNAGIQLRSDMQFAALSGYVVPSMWIAGFGQRQRHVYGLTDEDYGHIAITTRQHAVANEHAMLRQPLDMDAYLASPWINEPFRKLDCCLETDGAVALVITTLERAGSLRQIPIRVAGFGEAHTNGGSWTGGFPDYAEMYSAYAAKRLWNSTDLCPSDIDVALMYDCFTATTFATVGDFGLCDKGETGAFYADGKATYGGDVVINPHGGLLSEGYIHGLNHHYEAVLQLRGQAGVRQVDDAANALVTAGAGPSGGALIYQAVR; the protein is encoded by the coding sequence ATGGACCACCAGGCGCAGCGCGAGGCTGTCGTCGTCGGGATCGGGCGGACGGCCTTCAGCAAGGCATCGGGGCGAACACCCTTGGCGATGGCCGCCGAGGCAGCCCGCGCGGCCCTGTCCGACGCCGGCATCCCGGCCGGCGAGGTCGACGGCGTCATCGACTTCCACACCAACGACTCGGCCTCGGCTGCCGACGTCGGGCGGGCCATCGGCGCCGTCGACCTGGGAGTGGCACTCGACGTGAGCGGTGGCGGGAACGTGGCCGTGACGGTCGTGGGGCAGGCGGTGGCCGCCGTCCAGGCCGGGATCTGCACCACGGCCGTCGTCTTCCGCTCGTTCAACGGCCGGTCCGGCAACCGCTACGGCAACAACGCGGGCATCCAGCTGCGCAGCGACATGCAGTTCGCCGCCCTCAGCGGCTACGTCGTCCCGTCCATGTGGATCGCGGGCTTCGGTCAGCGGCAGCGACACGTCTACGGGCTCACCGACGAGGACTACGGGCACATCGCCATCACCACCCGACAGCACGCGGTCGCCAACGAGCACGCGATGCTGCGCCAGCCGCTCGACATGGACGCCTACCTGGCCTCCCCGTGGATCAACGAGCCGTTCCGCAAGCTCGACTGCTGCCTGGAGACCGACGGCGCGGTCGCCCTGGTGATCACCACCCTGGAGCGGGCCGGAAGCCTGCGCCAGATTCCGATCCGGGTGGCGGGCTTCGGCGAGGCGCACACCAACGGAGGCTCCTGGACCGGCGGTTTCCCCGACTACGCGGAGATGTACTCCGCCTACGCCGCCAAGCGGCTGTGGAACAGCACCGACCTGTGCCCCTCCGACATCGACGTCGCCCTGATGTACGACTGCTTCACCGCGACGACCTTTGCGACGGTCGGCGACTTCGGCCTGTGCGACAAGGGTGAGACCGGCGCCTTCTACGCCGACGGCAAGGCCACGTACGGCGGCGATGTCGTCATCAATCCCCACGGCGGCCTGCTGTCGGAGGGCTACATCCACGGCCTCAACCATCACTACGAGGCGGTGCTGCAGCTGCGCGGCCAGGCCGGCGTGCGCCAGGTCGACGACGCCGCCAACGCACTCGTCACGGCCGGCGCCGGCCCCTCGGGCGGCGCCCTGATCTACCAGGCGGTCCGATGA
- a CDS encoding Zn-ribbon domain-containing OB-fold protein yields MSTTAAIIPPPPAPLIDEDSRGFWEATREGRIALCRCTECGSWLGRPLERCHVCAGPTAFADVAGTGTIYTFIVVHRPVIPAYADLVPYVIAVVELDEGPRLPGILLGENGAGVAIGQPVRAELSAVPGTEERAVAFRRS; encoded by the coding sequence ATGAGCACCACGGCAGCGATCATCCCGCCTCCCCCGGCCCCGCTGATCGACGAGGACAGCCGCGGCTTCTGGGAGGCCACCCGCGAGGGCAGGATCGCGCTGTGCCGCTGCACGGAGTGCGGCAGCTGGCTCGGTCGCCCGCTGGAGCGGTGCCACGTGTGCGCCGGTCCCACCGCCTTCGCCGACGTGGCGGGCACGGGCACCATCTACACGTTCATCGTGGTGCACCGCCCGGTCATCCCCGCCTACGCCGACCTGGTCCCCTACGTCATCGCCGTCGTCGAGCTCGACGAGGGCCCACGGCTGCCCGGCATCCTGCTGGGCGAGAACGGCGCGGGCGTCGCCATCGGGCAGCCCGTGCGGGCCGAGCTGTCGGCCGTGCCTGGGACCGAGGAGCGCGCGGTCGCGTTCCGCCGCTCCTGA
- a CDS encoding MDR family MFS transporter translates to MAELTHRQKLTVLSGLMLGMFLASLDTTVVVTAIRTIGDDLHGLSEQVWVTTAFLVTATIFTPIFGKLSDIYGRKRLYLVSIAIFIVGSLLCSLATSMYMLAVFRAIQGVGAGGITPLIFAILADIISPRERARYQSYYLTVYAASAMAGPLVGGFFAEADTILGIDGWRWIFLINVPLGAASYVVAKVVLKLEHHRLDHRIDWRGAVLLVVAVLPILLVAEQGRLWGWDSPGAWACYLIGVAGVALFVVSQWRMGDEALVPVRMFRSSTVSLGSLHTVVTGMVLLGGVAVVPLYLQIAKGATPAESGLLLAPLMVVNLLSAYVVGRSIGRSGRYRIFPIVGAGCFVAALVWLARVGADTPLWQTALVLSVFGIGQGLSLFPVMIAMQNEVEPRDIGVVTAANTFFRSIGATLGTALFLSILFARTDEELAPIDDEIRAGLPAGAPEPTLDDSTWISLLPDALERRVLVGFADATNTVFAVAAGIAVLAFVLALLIKERPLRTTSGAEAARVAREAAAAESAAG, encoded by the coding sequence GTGGCAGAGCTGACTCACCGGCAGAAGCTCACCGTCCTGTCGGGGCTCATGCTGGGCATGTTCCTGGCCTCGCTCGACACGACGGTGGTCGTGACGGCGATCCGCACCATCGGCGACGACCTCCACGGTCTCTCCGAGCAGGTCTGGGTCACCACGGCGTTCCTGGTGACGGCCACGATCTTCACGCCGATCTTCGGCAAGCTCTCCGACATCTACGGACGCAAGCGGCTCTACCTGGTCTCGATCGCCATCTTCATCGTCGGGTCGCTGCTGTGCTCGCTGGCGACCTCGATGTACATGCTCGCGGTGTTCCGCGCGATCCAAGGCGTCGGTGCGGGTGGGATCACGCCGTTGATCTTCGCGATCCTCGCCGACATCATCTCGCCACGCGAGCGGGCCCGCTACCAGAGCTACTACCTCACCGTCTACGCCGCCTCCGCGATGGCCGGCCCGCTCGTGGGCGGCTTCTTCGCCGAGGCCGACACGATCCTGGGCATCGACGGCTGGCGGTGGATCTTCCTGATCAACGTCCCTCTGGGCGCGGCGTCGTACGTCGTGGCGAAGGTCGTGCTCAAGCTCGAGCACCACCGACTCGACCACCGGATCGACTGGCGCGGCGCGGTGCTGCTCGTCGTCGCGGTGCTGCCGATCCTCCTCGTCGCCGAGCAGGGCCGACTGTGGGGATGGGACTCCCCCGGGGCGTGGGCGTGCTACCTCATCGGCGTTGCCGGAGTGGCGCTCTTCGTGGTGAGCCAGTGGCGGATGGGCGATGAGGCGCTCGTGCCGGTCCGCATGTTCCGCAGCTCGACGGTCTCCTTGGGCTCACTGCACACGGTGGTCACCGGCATGGTGCTCCTCGGCGGCGTCGCGGTGGTCCCGCTGTACCTGCAGATCGCCAAGGGAGCGACACCGGCCGAGTCCGGGCTCCTGCTGGCACCCCTGATGGTGGTCAACCTGCTGTCGGCCTACGTCGTGGGCCGCTCGATCGGCCGCTCTGGGCGCTACCGCATCTTCCCCATCGTCGGGGCGGGCTGCTTCGTCGCCGCGCTCGTCTGGCTGGCTCGCGTCGGAGCGGACACGCCGCTGTGGCAGACGGCGCTGGTGCTGTCGGTCTTCGGGATCGGACAGGGCCTGAGTCTCTTCCCGGTCATGATCGCCATGCAGAACGAGGTCGAGCCCCGTGACATCGGCGTCGTCACCGCCGCCAACACCTTCTTCCGGTCCATCGGCGCGACCCTGGGGACCGCGCTCTTCCTGTCCATCCTCTTCGCGCGGACCGACGAGGAGCTCGCCCCGATCGACGACGAGATCCGCGCCGGCCTGCCCGCAGGCGCCCCGGAGCCGACCCTGGACGACTCGACCTGGATCAGCCTGCTGCCGGACGCCCTCGAGCGTCGGGTCCTGGTCGGCTTCGCCGATGCCACCAATACCGTCTTCGCCGTCGCCGCGGGGATCGCGGTGCTCGCGTTCGTGCTCGCCCTCCTCATCAAGGAGCGGCCGCTGCGCACCACCTCCGGGGCCGAGGCGGCCCGGGTCGCCCGGGAGGCCGCGGCTGCGGAGTCCGCGGCGGGCTGA
- a CDS encoding SDR family NAD(P)-dependent oxidoreductase, whose product MAVVTGAGSGIGRGVARVLAQYGADVVLAGRRVEPLKETAAELEALGSRCLVVPTDVTEVGDCEALVQQAVAQLGRLDILVNCAGGMGGLNAQPIDDWSVEDWFHIQQLNTSSVWFLSRFAAAAMIERGGGAIVNISSTSSFNGYALGAPYSAAKAAVNNLTASMAAAWTPKGVRVNGVACGAVRSEPLLAVSLRQFGDEEAMGAYNAVGRIGEPEEIGHAVLFLASDAASYISGNTIVADGGRK is encoded by the coding sequence GTGGCGGTCGTCACCGGTGCCGGTAGCGGCATCGGTCGCGGTGTCGCCCGAGTCCTCGCGCAGTACGGCGCCGACGTCGTGCTGGCGGGGCGGCGCGTCGAGCCGCTGAAGGAGACCGCGGCCGAGCTCGAGGCGCTCGGGTCGCGTTGCCTCGTGGTCCCCACCGACGTGACGGAGGTGGGCGACTGCGAGGCCCTGGTGCAGCAGGCTGTCGCGCAGCTCGGCCGGCTCGACATCCTGGTGAACTGCGCCGGTGGCATGGGCGGGCTCAACGCCCAGCCCATCGACGACTGGAGCGTCGAGGACTGGTTCCACATCCAGCAGCTGAACACCTCGAGCGTCTGGTTCCTCTCGCGCTTCGCGGCGGCGGCGATGATCGAGCGCGGTGGCGGTGCCATCGTCAACATCTCCTCCACCTCCTCGTTCAACGGCTACGCGCTGGGCGCGCCGTACAGCGCGGCGAAGGCAGCGGTGAACAACCTGACCGCGTCGATGGCGGCTGCGTGGACCCCGAAGGGGGTCCGGGTCAACGGTGTCGCCTGCGGTGCCGTGCGCTCCGAGCCGCTGCTCGCCGTCTCGCTGCGCCAGTTCGGGGACGAGGAGGCCATGGGGGCCTACAACGCGGTCGGGCGGATCGGCGAGCCGGAGGAGATCGGTCACGCGGTGCTCTTCCTCGCCTCGGACGCGGCCAGCTATATCTCCGGAAACACCATCGTGGCCGACGGCGGACGCAAGTAG